The following coding sequences are from one Haliotis asinina isolate JCU_RB_2024 chromosome 3, JCU_Hal_asi_v2, whole genome shotgun sequence window:
- the LOC137276800 gene encoding uncharacterized protein — protein sequence MSYAWALLLVCFSTVTSEVFWKQRSFTESGLLDDWNVDSNRDFGDESMDVVDDPANPSSKKKVLRIFYKEGSYSGSGDYRGAQFYSRPISTRSCLTLDYKIYFANNFDFVRGGKLPGLWGGNLDCSGGRNADNCFSTRYMWRSGGAGAVYSYIPDNQKSGFCDRDHVFCNYDFGHDLGRTWEFKIGEWQKIRQTVKLNSPGQTNGVLTVKFNRKKVLQMKELVFRESNSIEIEGIFFSTFFGGGSPSWATPVDTYTYFKDFKLSDRGC from the exons ATGTCGTACGCATGGGCTCTGCTGTTGGTGTGCTTTTCAACAG TAACGAGTGAAGTTTTTTGGAAGCAAAGGAGTTTCACAGAGTCTGGCCTCCTGGATGACTGGAATGTGGACAGCAATCGTGACTTCGGGGATGAGTCGATGGATGTTGTTGACGATCCCGCTAATCCGTCATCTAAGAAGAAAGTCCTGAGAATCTTCTACAAGGAGGGTTCCTACTCCGGGTCTGGTGATTACAGGGGAGCTCAGTTCTACTCCCGGCCCATCTCCACTCGGAGCTGTCTCACCTTGGACTACAAGATCTACTTCGCGAACAATTTCGATTTCGTAAGGGGCGGTAAGCTACCGGGTCTATGGGGAGGGAACCTGGATTGTTCCGGAGGAAGAAACGCTGACAATTGTTTCTCCACTCGATACATGTGGCGATCCGGCGGTGCTGGTGCTGTGTATTCCTATATTCCAGACAACCAGAAGAGCGGTTTTTGCGACAGGGATCATGTCTTTTGTAATTATGATTTTGGCCATGACCTCGGAAGAACGTGGGAGTTTAAGATTGGGGAATGGCAGAAAATCAGACAAACAGTCAAACTCAACTCTCCTGGCCAAACAAATGGGGTTTTGACGGTCAAATTCAACAGAAAGAAGGTGTTGCAGATGAAAGAATTGGTCTTTCGGGAGTCTAACAGCATCGAGATTGAGGGGATCTTCTTCTCAACCTTTTTCGGAGGAGGAAGTCCAAGCTGGGCAACGCCTGTTGATACCTACACGTACTTCAAGGACTTCAAGCTGTCTGACCGAGGCTGCTAA